TGGGCTAACGAGCGGTACAGCGTCGCTTGCCCAGCGATGGTGTCGGCGTAATTGACGGCGTCGAACAGCCGGTCGACTTCTATCGTGTTGAACGTACGCTCATCGAGGACGCCTTCCCCTGTCGCCGCCGCCTTCGTCGAGCGAACGGACAGTTCCTTGCCGATGGCTGTCAGAAGAGGTTTCTGCATTCGCACACTCCCATTGAGAAAGTCACCACTAAGGTAGCACCTCCTGCCCGCTTCTGGCCAGTCCTATAGTGGCACCCTTCCGGGTCATGTCCTTCGCCATTCCTTTGCCACCCATCTGTTAGAAGCAGGTGCAATGTTGGCCGTCGTCCACATTCAGACAAAATTCTTGTTAAGTGCCGGAAAAGGTTATAGAGTTTGGGCCAGCCTCAACAACGGCTGGTCGAGACAGACAGCTTACATAATAGTTCGCATGACGGGAGACCTACAACTACGCGCAGATAACGACCGATATAGCGCAGGACTACTACCAACAGAACTTTGCCAACGACGGGCAGCGGTTTGTCGCATGGTATCTGCGCAATATACACCTCCGCGACCCAATCTAAGCTCGCGACGACATTACCGACGGGGCCGACGACATTGTCAAGATTGCGGGAATCAGTCTCAATATGGCACTTGAGGCAGCCGCGAACAAGCCACAACCTGCGAATCGGGTGTTTAGCCCGCAGAACTGGATAAAGGCGGAGACGTGTCTTGCCGGTATCAACTTTGCCATTCACAACAATTTCAACATGCTGCCGTTGATGCCGGGCGGCAAAGAGATGAAGGCGCGCCTCGACGCTGCCCTCATGCTGGAAGCGGAAGACTTTGAGTACCGATGGGCAGCAGACTGAAATGCGAACAACGGCATGCAGCGGACGCGCTTCACGCGCCGCTGATACCGTGCGTGCGACGCAATTGAGGACCGTGACCACATGCCGCCCAAAATTCGAGAACTGATCTCCAATTTGGAAAGGTCAGGTTTCATCGATCGGGGTGGCAAGGGGAGCCATCGGAACTTTGTGCACCCGAAGGTCACGAAACCGATCACAATATCCGGCGCCCCGGGTGATGAAGCAAAGCACTACCAGGTTCGGGCGGTCCGCCGTGCGATTGAGGAGTCAAAGACATGAAGGACAGTGCGCGATACGCGAAGATTGTTGAATGGTCGGAGGAAGACCAATGCTACGTCGGAAGCTCTCCGGGTCTCATCTATGGAGGCTGCCACGGATCGGATGAAAAGGCGGTATTTGACGAGCTCTGCCACATCGTCGAAGAAGCCATTGCGCTGTATAAAAAGGATGGCAAACCACTTCCGCCACCGACGTCTGGTCGCGACTTCGCCAATAGGATGCAGAACGTCGCTTAACAGCGCGTTCCAACGGAGCCGCGGGAGCTGCCGCGTCTTTGGTTGACCTCACTCGCGGCCCGTTGAACGCAGATATTCCACGGAAGAATCGCCGTATTGACAAGGATATCCTCGCAGGATATGTTGAAGCCACGAGCAAAACGATAGAATTTGAAACCGAATTGACTGGCGGTCCCACTCTGAGCATACCTCCAGAGATTGCCGCCGCCTTGCCGTCAAGGGGAAAGGTGACGATTGTGGTTGTTATGGACAGGGATCCCGAGTACACCACATGGCGCAAGGCGGCCTATGAGCAGTTTCTGAGTGATGACTCAGAGGAAGACGCCGTCTATGACAAGTACCGTTGAACTCGGCGACGTGTAAGTCTGTGTTTTTCCTTTCACCTCCGGGCAAGGGGCCAAGACCAGACCTGTTCTGGTGTTGATGGACCTCGGTCCCGATTGCCTCATCTGTCGAATCACCTCTGTCCCGCATCACGGTTTCCTCGACCTGCCGGTGACCAACTGGCAGGAAGCCGGTCTGGAGAAGCCATCTACCTACAATCCGGCTGTCTCGTTTGGTCACGGTGGAAAAGCCTCTCCTCAGGGTCCGTATCGGAAGATTGGCCCGCGCGGATTTGGATCGGGTGAGAACGCTGTGGAAGGAGAAGTTCCGTCTGGAGTGATCGTCGACCTACAGAGTGAAGGCGATGCGGGCACGCCACGCGCCTCAAACCGCACGTTAGGTTCCACACAGATGTTACCTTGACACCTATGCTGGTATGAAGTATTGTCATACCGAGAGGTGAACCATGGGAAGGTCCAAGGTTGCGATCTCTTTAGATGAGTCAACCCTTAATCGTCTCGACAAACTGGTTCAGAAACACGTGTTTCCCAGTCGAAGTCAGGCCATTGAGGAAGCAGTCGCCGAGAAACTCGCCCGGCTCGAGAGAAGTCGTCTCGCTCAAGAGTGTGCCAAACTTGATCCGGCGTTCGAGAAAGCGCTTGCGGAAGAGGGCCTTGCTGGGGATCTCGTGGAATGGCCCGAATACTGAGGGGTGAGATCCGCTGGGCCGACTTGAATCCGGGACGGGGACGTGAACAGGCAGGGCTACGTCCGGTTTTGATTCTGAGTCAGGATGTTTTCAATGAACGTTCCGGAACTGTCATTGCTGTTGCTCTCACGAGCCACCCTCAACGCGCGGGCTTTCCCTTGACGCTTGAACTTCATGCCAAAGGACTTCCGAAACAATCGTGGGTGAAAATTAGCCAGATTCGGACACTTGCGGTTGAAAGGATTGGGAAGGTGATCGGAAGGGCATCTCCAGAAGAAGTCGCCCAGGTAATTGAGGGGTTCAACGAGATTATCGGAACCTAACTTTGCGTTTCAGATCGATCGCTTACCAGCGCCGGCTGAGCTTCAGCGCTAGGCAAACACCACGGTCTTGTTGCCGTGCACCAGCACCTTGTCCTCCAGGTGCCAGGTGACGGCCCGCGCCAGCACCATCCGCTCTACATGGCGGCCGATCCGCTTCAGGTCCTCCACATTGTGGCGGTGATCCACGCGTTCCACATCCTGCTCAATGATCGGCCCGCCATCCAACGCGTCGGTCGCGTAATGCGCGGTAGCGCCGATCAATTTGACCCCTCGCGAGAGCGCCTGCGCATAGGGATCCGCCCCGACAAAGGCCGGCAAGAAGCTGTGGTGGATGTTGATAATCCGGTTGGGAAAGCGGCGGATGAAAGATGGCGAGAGAATTCGCATGTACCGCGCCATGATGATCAGGTCAACCTTGCCTTCGACCAGTTGGAGCTGTGCGGCCTCGGCCTGATGTTGTTTTTCCCGGGTAACCGCGATGTGGTGAAAGGGAATGCCGTAGGCCTCTACAGGTTCGCGCAGGTTGGGATGATTGCTCACCACCATCGCGATATCTGCGGCTATATCGTGAGCCCTCCATCGCCAGAGCAGCTCCAGCAGACAGTGATCCTCCTTCGAAACAAAGATGGCTAACGGCTTGACGCGGGCGGCGTTCGCCAGCCTCCAATCCATTCGGAATCGGCGGGCGACCGGTTCAAAGGCTCTCTCCAGCTCAGCGATACGGCGATTCAGTTCAGGCAGGTCAAACTCGATCCGCATGAAGAAGACGCCCCCCTCCGGGTCGGTGGTGTGCTGGTCCGAGTGTACAATATTGGCGCCTTGTTCAAACAGGCAGTGCGAGACGGCCGCAACGATACCGGGACGGTCAGGGCACGAGATCAACAGGCGGGCACGCGTGTGCAACATTACAGCCTACTCCCATGTGGCGCCAAACCGGGGTCTACTACGGGTGAGCGGGACTGAAGCGAACAGATGAGTTGGTGCGCGAGGCCATCCGCATGCAGGCGCTCGGCCAGCTTGATCTGTTGAGGTGTAGCGTTGCTGGCCGGGCGCCGTTCCGCTTATCGCTTCGCCTTGGCGAAGCGCCCTTCCCACTGTACGCCAGGGGCATTGGGGTCGGTAGGAATGTTCAGCTCGTAGTTGAACTGGCCCGTAAGGTATTCGTGGATATGTTTGGCGGCATGCTTCGCCTGTCCCATGGCCAGAATCACCGTAGAGCCGCCGGTAATGACATCGCCGCCGGCAAAGACCCCCTTCTTACTGGTATGGTAGGTCGTAGGATCCACCATCACGACGCCCCACTTGTTGGTGCGGAGCTCAGGCGTGAAGCTGGGGATGATCGGGTTCACATCGCACCCCAATGAGAATACCACCGTGTCCACCTCATCGATAAAATACTCGCCGGTGGGAAGAGGCTTTCTTCTGCCGGACTCATCCGGTTCGGACAGCTTCATGATCTCGCACCTGATGGCTTTGACGAAATGGCGCTCGTCGCCGATGAACTCCACAGGGTTGGAGAGCCACTTGAAGTCGACGAACTCCTGCTCGGCGTGCTCCAGCTCTTCTGTCCTGGCCGGGGCCTCCTCTCGCGAGCGGCGGTAGTAACAGCTGACATCCGCCCCAAGTCTCTTGCCGGTGCGAAGCACGTCCATGGCGGTGTTGCCCGCGCCGATAACCGCCATCTTCTTCCCCTGATAGAGGGGCGTGGGAGAGTGTGGGAACTCGTTGGCGTGCATCAGGTAGATTCTGGTGAGATACTCGTTCGCGGAATAGATGCCGTTCAGATTTTCACCGGGGATGCCCAACATTCTTGGCAGGCCCGCGCCGGAGCCGACGAACACCGCATCGAACCCTTCCTTTTCCAGAAGGTCGTCGATGGTGAGGATCTTACCGATGACCATATTGTAGACGAACTCTACCCCCATATCTTCAAGCAGTTTAAGATCTTCGTCGATGACCTCCAATGGCAGGCGGAATCGCGGAATACCGTACACCATCACACCCCCGCCCCGGTGGAACGCCTCGAACACCGTCACCTCGTGGCCGCGAGTGCGCAGCTCGTAGGCGCAGGTCATCCCCGAAGGACCGGAGCCGATGACGGCCACCCGCTTGCCGGTGGGGGGCGGCATGTCGGGAATCCGGTCCAGCTTGTGCTCCCGCTCGTAGTCCGCCACATATCGCTCGAGGTTGCCGATGCCCACCGGATCGTTCTTCTTGCCCACCACGCACACCGCTTCGCACTGCTTGTCCTGAGGACACACACGGCCGCAGGCGGCTGGAAGGAAGTTGGTCTCGCGAATCTTCTTCGCCGCGCCGGGGATATCCCCCTCCTCAACCAATTTGATGAATGCGGGGATGTTGATACCCACAGGACACGCGGGTACGCATTCAGGCTTCTTGCACTGAATGCACCGCATCGCCTCGTCCATGGCCTGTTCCTGCGAGTAGCCGACGGGTACCTCCTCCCAGGTGTGAATGCGCAGCCCTGCCTCATGCAAAGGCATGTGGTTGCGCGGCTTTTTCATCCGCTCCTTTGAGCTCAATCCCTTGCTTACTTCTGCCATCTCGACGCCTCTCCCTTATCGCTGCATCGCCTCAAAGGCGATCTTCTCTTGCTCTACGAACATCTGCTGGCGTTTCATCAGCTCGTTGAAGTCCACCTGATGCGCATTGAAATCGGGCCCGTGGTAGCAGGCGAACCTGGTTTTCCCGCCTACCGTCACCCGGCAGGCACCGCACATTCCGGTGCCGTCCACCATGATGGCGTTCAGCGAGACCCAAGTTTCGATCCCCTTCCCCTCCGTCATCCTGGCCACGGCCATCATCATCGGTACGGGGCCGACCGCCAGCACCATGGACACCTTCTCTCTCGCCATGATCTGTTCCAGCGCATGGGTGACGAAGCCTTGAATCCCAACCGACCCGTCATTGGTGGTGACGAACACTTCGTCGCACACCGCTTTGAGTTCGTCCACCAGTATCAACAGGTCCTTCGTACGGGCGCCCACCACGCCGTAGACCTTATTGCCAAGCTGCCTCAAATCTCGCGCCGTGGGGATGACGGCGCCGGTGCCGTAGCCGCCGCCCAGCACCACACAGGCGCCGTCATATTTGGCCACATGCGAGCGCTGGCCCAGCGGCCCGACAACATCCTTGAAGCTATCGCCTACGTTCTTTCGGGTGGCCTCAGTGGACGTCCTGCCCGCAGCCATGATGACGATCTCGATATATCCCTTGTCCCTGTCCCATCCGGCGATGGAAAGCGGGATGCGCTCGCTGTCATAGTTGGGACGCATAATGATAAACTGCCCAGCCTGTATTTTTTTGGCCAGAAGCGGTGCGTTCACCTTGAAGTAGTAGGTGTTGGCGCACAGCTCCCGCTTTTCAATTATCGAAAAATCCTGATAGTATCTGCCCCTGGGCGGGCTCTCGCTCCCATCCAGGCTGTGTTGACAGTAGTGAAGTTGATATTCGGCTTCGCTGCGGACAATAAAGGCATTGTCCCAATCGAAGTGATCCATCCCGAGGATGGCACGGAAGGCGTTGTGACTTTTCTCCACCTGCTCCGGCGTGAAATAGGAGTTGCGGACACCTTTCCCGATCGCGCGCACCGCGTGCCTGCGGACAAGAGGCGACGGATCCGAGAGGCCGGCGAACAGCGTATCGAACAGCACCGATCGATCCGCGTCACTGACCGTCTCAGGGGCAATACGGTTAAAGATCCGCCCCACACAGTAAAAGGCGGCGGACTTCACCTGTTTGTTGCCGGAATCCGCACATCTCAAGGCCTCAGGCAGAATCCTCGCAATAGCCGGATCGGTAAAACGTCCCGCCGCCAACAGGAGGTTGATCTGGGCGTAGTCGTCGCGCCTGCTCGTGTCGAACCAGGAACGAAGCAGATCCACGACCGGCGCGCCGATCTGTCCCAAGGCGCCGGCGAAATGCTCCGCCGATTCCGCATCGGCCTCAACGAGTTGCTCAATAATCCATTCGGCGATCTCTGCGCCCAGGGAGGCCAGGACCGACTCGCTCTGATCAATAAGTTGCGCAAGTTCCTCATCGCCGGCATGGTCACGATAGAAGGAGGTGGAGACTGCCGCCGCCAACTCTCGCTTCTCTTCCAAAGACACGTCGGCAAGCGTCGACACCTCCGCCAGCGCAGCCTTTAACTGCTCGGTATTCTGGGACGAAATTTTGGCTGTAATACTGTTGATTCTATTTGTCATCGGAACATGCTTCCTCCAAAAAACCTTCAACTCTCACAACACGCTTACACTCTTGCGGTGCTTGGGTAAAAGCCCAATTTATGATACACAAAATTCTACCGACTTACAACCAAATCTGTAATCCCTGGCGCAACCCAGCAGTTTTGGTAGTAACGGACGATGGGGTCACCTGTCGAACGACGACCAGTTATCTGAGAAAGCGCTTGACATCCTCCCCGTTCCGCATTGATAGTGCAAGTGACGTGCGCGTGAAGTCGATGTTCGCCGGTTCATCGCATTGTGAGCATCGGTCACAGCATCATATGCGGCTCAGCCTTATAGGGAGTGAACGTGGAGAGTACAGATGGATCATAAGAAGACGGGATATGTCCCGGCGTTAGGCTGGAATTTTCTTACCCCACTCTACGATCCCCTCGTTCGCCTGACTACGCGCGAGATGAGCTTCAAGAACCGCCTCCTGG
Above is a window of Candidatus Methylomirabilota bacterium DNA encoding:
- the gltA gene encoding NADPH-dependent glutamate synthase, which translates into the protein MAEVSKGLSSKERMKKPRNHMPLHEAGLRIHTWEEVPVGYSQEQAMDEAMRCIQCKKPECVPACPVGINIPAFIKLVEEGDIPGAAKKIRETNFLPAACGRVCPQDKQCEAVCVVGKKNDPVGIGNLERYVADYEREHKLDRIPDMPPPTGKRVAVIGSGPSGMTCAYELRTRGHEVTVFEAFHRGGGVMVYGIPRFRLPLEVIDEDLKLLEDMGVEFVYNMVIGKILTIDDLLEKEGFDAVFVGSGAGLPRMLGIPGENLNGIYSANEYLTRIYLMHANEFPHSPTPLYQGKKMAVIGAGNTAMDVLRTGKRLGADVSCYYRRSREEAPARTEELEHAEQEFVDFKWLSNPVEFIGDERHFVKAIRCEIMKLSEPDESGRRKPLPTGEYFIDEVDTVVFSLGCDVNPIIPSFTPELRTNKWGVVMVDPTTYHTSKKGVFAGGDVITGGSTVILAMGQAKHAAKHIHEYLTGQFNYELNIPTDPNAPGVQWEGRFAKAKR
- the purU gene encoding formyltetrahydrofolate deformylase: MLHTRARLLISCPDRPGIVAAVSHCLFEQGANIVHSDQHTTDPEGGVFFMRIEFDLPELNRRIAELERAFEPVARRFRMDWRLANAARVKPLAIFVSKEDHCLLELLWRWRAHDIAADIAMVVSNHPNLREPVEAYGIPFHHIAVTREKQHQAEAAQLQLVEGKVDLIIMARYMRILSPSFIRRFPNRIINIHHSFLPAFVGADPYAQALSRGVKLIGATAHYATDALDGGPIIEQDVERVDHRHNVEDLKRIGRHVERMVLARAVTWHLEDKVLVHGNKTVVFA
- a CDS encoding ribbon-helix-helix protein, CopG family; amino-acid sequence: MGRSKVAISLDESTLNRLDKLVQKHVFPSRSQAIEEAVAEKLARLERSRLAQECAKLDPAFEKALAEEGLAGDLVEWPEY
- a CDS encoding type II toxin-antitoxin system PemK/MazF family toxin; the encoded protein is MARILRGEIRWADLNPGRGREQAGLRPVLILSQDVFNERSGTVIAVALTSHPQRAGFPLTLELHAKGLPKQSWVKISQIRTLAVERIGKVIGRASPEEVAQVIEGFNEIIGT
- a CDS encoding sulfide/dihydroorotate dehydrogenase-like FAD/NAD-binding protein codes for the protein MDHFDWDNAFIVRSEAEYQLHYCQHSLDGSESPPRGRYYQDFSIIEKRELCANTYYFKVNAPLLAKKIQAGQFIIMRPNYDSERIPLSIAGWDRDKGYIEIVIMAAGRTSTEATRKNVGDSFKDVVGPLGQRSHVAKYDGACVVLGGGYGTGAVIPTARDLRQLGNKVYGVVGARTKDLLILVDELKAVCDEVFVTTNDGSVGIQGFVTHALEQIMAREKVSMVLAVGPVPMMMAVARMTEGKGIETWVSLNAIMVDGTGMCGACRVTVGGKTRFACYHGPDFNAHQVDFNELMKRQQMFVEQEKIAFEAMQR
- a CDS encoding type II toxin-antitoxin system HicA family toxin — protein: MPPKIRELISNLERSGFIDRGGKGSHRNFVHPKVTKPITISGAPGDEAKHYQVRAVRRAIEESKT